The region TGCTGGTGCTGAACGGGCTGGTCTTCCTGATTCTCGGCGTGTCCGTTCCGGATGTGGTCGAGGTTATTTACCGGGATCAGACGCTCAATAACTTCATGGTCGCCGGCTATGTTCTGGCGATCACAGCGCTGCTGATTGTGCTGCGGTTTCTGTGGGTCTATGGGTACTCCTTATGGGAGAGCAAGCGGCTGAAGGCAGAGAAGGCTCCGCTTAAGTCACAGATTATTACATCAATCTCAGGCGTGCGTGGAGCGGTTACCCTTGCTGGTGCTTTTTCGATTCCGTTGGTGCTTGGGGATGGAGTGACGCCATTTCCGGAGCGGGATCTCATTATTGCGCTGGCGGCAGGTGTCATTCTGATGTCGCTGGTCATCGCCAGCATCTTCCTTCCGCTGCTTGCGGACAGTGAAGAGACCATAGTTCAGAGCGCCGGAGCTGTGCACGGGAATACGGAGCTGACGGCCAGAAATGTGGTCATTGACGCCGGGATGTCGATGCTGCGCAGCCTGGTCTCAGAGAGCCCGGAACGTTCAACACAGCCTGTGCTGCTGGAATTCACAGATAAGGTTGACCGGCTGTGTGCTGCCAAACCGGATCATGATCCGGCCCATGAGCAGTTCCTCCGTCTGGGAGTCGAGGCACGCAAGAGTGCGCTCGAAGCTGAACGCACAGAGCTGCGGCGGATTATGGAGAACGGGTCACTGCCGGAGCCTGTTGCTGTGAAAATGGAGGAGCTGCTGGACCATACGGAGTCTCTGCTGTGCAAACGGCTGAATACGCAGATTAGGTTCTCTTTAACAGAAATTCAGCGTCTGTTCTCTGGACTGTTCTCAGGTAAGCTCGGCGGGGAAGAAGGACAGCTCGCTATGCAGAATGCCGAGAGTGCGCGGACGGCGAAGATTGCGATGTGCCAGGCGGCTGTATCCGCCGTTAGTGCGGGAATAAGTGATGAGAATCGGCTCGCCTCACAGAAGGTCATCGACAAGTACGAACGGCTGGAATCCAAGCTGGTACAGGGCGAAGGCTGGATTAATGACGGCGTGCTGGATGATGACAAGCTGGAGCTGAAGCTGCAGGCAATTCAGGAGCAGCGGAATACCGTGCAGGAGATGTACCAGAACGGGGCGATTAATCTTAAGATTGCCGGCAGGCTGCGGCGGTTCGTCGATCAGCTTGAAACCTCAATCTGGGAGGATTAAGCTCAGATCAAGTGGAAACGGCATTGCCGTCCTTTTAAGGACGTATGCAACATATAAATTCTTATATTTGTACAAAGCCCGCTTGCACAAGGACCCGGAGGCCTTGCTGCAAGCGGGCTTGTCTATGCTGCCTGAAGGCTCAGGCTGCTATCTGTGAAATGGAGCGTTACGGTTGTTTGGGCAATTTCCTGAGGCGCATAAAGACTTGGCCCAGCACCTCGCTCAGCACCAGCCCGGTAGCAATGGCCCCGGACAGCAGGAGCGCCTGAACCCCATACTGGATGCCGAGGTTATTATCATTCTCCACGAACCTGCGCATGGCATCATACGCAAGACCGCCCGGCACAAGCGGGATAATGCCGCCGACACTGAAGATGATGACCGGCATCTTGAAGGAACGCGCAAAAAACTGGCTGATCAGTCCAACCACAACGGTAGCACCAAAGGTTGCGACGACAGTATCGGAACTGTAATCCAGCAGCAGGTACAGCATCCAGCCGATCATTCCGGCAAAGCCGCATTGCAGCAGCGCGCGCACCGGCGCATTGAATAGAATGCAGAAGGTTGAGGCAGCGATGAAACTGGTGATCAATTGCAAAATCATGGCAGGAAGACCTCTTTCAAGTGGGTGTTAAAAAATGGACAGGACCAGCCCGATGCCGGTCCCGATGGCGAACGCAGTCAGAAAGGCGTCGGCCCCTTTGGAGATGCCGGATACCAGATGCCCGGCCATCAGGTCACGGACCGCATTGGTGATGAGCAGCCCCGGCACGAGGGGCATTACACAGCCGATAATAATCTTGTCCATCTCCCGTCCCACGCCGAGCTTGACGGAGAAGAAGGCCAGCAATCCAATAATGAAGGAAGCAATGAATTCCGCGAAGAAGCGGATCTGCACCAGACGGTGAAGATAAGTGGCTGCTGCGAAGCCTGTACCGGAGATCAGCAGCGAAGGCAGAGCATCCTGCAGGCTGCCCTTGAACATAACCGTAAAGCAGGCTCCGGTCAAGGCTGCGGCTGCGATCTGTACCCATACCGGGTAAGCATGGGCTGCGTCATCGACCACGCCAAGGCGTTCGCGGGCTTCAGCAGCTGTCAGCTGACGTTCGGTCAGCCGCCGGGAGATGTCATTCACCTCGGATACCTTTTGCAGGTCTGTTGTCCGTTCGGCGATCCGGAACAGCTTCACCGGCTCGGTCCGGCTGGTGGTGAACATAATGACCGTGGGCGTGACGTAGCTATGCGCACCGGGGAAGCCGAGTGCCGCCGCCATCCGGCTCATGGTATCCTCCACACGGTAGGTCTCTGCACCGCTCTGCAGCATGATCTTGCCTGCCAGCAGGCACAGATCGACAATGTCATGTGTGGAAGGGTTGCTATTCGTGCTTGTACTATCCAACTTCGTTAATCCTCCCCGGGAATGTTATCTATTCGATTGTCGCCTGAAAGTCTGAAAATTTCAACCTTTATTCCATAGCTTCCGGCAAATCCCGGGATTTTATCAAAAATAGCGCGGAAATCATGCTTCCGGCGGCCTAATGGTTACTGTCTATTCCTCCAGTGTGCATAATCCTGTAGCCACCCCTCCTGCAATAATCGTCAGAATCGAATGTAAAAAGGTCTCCTTGGAGATCAGAATACCGCCAGCACCGATGATCAGGAAATCCGTCAGGAAGATAATCAGGCCGACATTCAGCGGAAGGTAGCGCTGGATGAATCTGGCGAGGAGGTCGGTTCCGCCTGTACTGGCTTTGAAGCGCAGCATCAGCCCTAGTCCGGTGCCCATCAGGAAGCCGCCGATAATGGCGCTTGAAATGGAGCCCAGCTCAATATAGTACAGGAAATAATACTGGAGCGGAAAGAGCAGCTCGATCAGCAGGGAGGAAGCCAGCAGACCCAGAATGCTGTTGTAAAAGATTTCCCGCTCACGGAACCAGGCCAGCAGGAAGATAGGCAGACTGCATAGCATAATGCACAGTCCGATTTTGGCGCCGGAGATATAATTAATAATGAGGGCAATGCCGATAATTCCTCCATCGAGGATTTTATAGGGGACCAGAAAGAAGTTCGTTCCTGTTGCAATCAGCAGGCTGGCCAGCAGAATAATCACATAGCTTGGGAAGGATCGCATAGTTAACATCTCCGGAATTAAGGCATGTCTTAAACCTTATGCGCCTATCTGGAAAAAAATAGCTAAAATCTCTGCTCTGCCCGAATCAATTGACGATAAAGCAGGTGAAGTCTGAAATGGGTGATTTCTATAAAATACTGGAGACTGATATGGAGCTGCTGGCTGCTGCATTGTCGGAGGTGCCGGTGGCAGTATTGCTGAAGAGCGGATCAGAGGAGCAGCTGGAGACGGGACCGATCAGAGCCTACACGCCGCAATCCGTGCGGATTCGCGGGTTATCCTACTGCCGGGAGCTGCATCAGTTCCGTATCCTTGCCCCGGGTTCCGCCTGGCCATAAACAAACAACCCGGCTGTACCGCTTTGGCGGACAACCGGGTTGTTATGCTTTTATAGGAGTGATAGATAATTAACCGAGAGTGACTACAACCTGGTGTACTGCACCGTCGCCTGCAGGAGCGATAATGTTGCCTTCCACGGCAGTGCCGTCGAGGGTCAGGCTGGCTACGCCTTTGGAGACATGGTTCGGATTCTGGATCGAGATCACATAGGTGTCGCCGCGGAAGACGCGGGTAATCTCGAAGCCGTCCCATTCTGCAGGGATACAAGGGTCAACCTTGAGCCCGGCGAAGTCTGCCTGAATCCCCAGGATAGACTGTGTAATCGCTACATAGTTCCATGCGGCTGTACCTGTGAGCCAGGAGTTTTTCGCTTCCCCGTGACGTACGGCATCTTTACCGGCGATCATCTGGGAGTACACGTAAGGCTCCATACGGTGCACTTCGCTGATGTCCTCCAGGTAGGCCGGAGCGATTTTGCGGTAGATGTCAAAAGCTCTGTCGCCATGTCCAAGGACTGTCTCTGCAATCATGATCCACGGGTTGTTATGGCAGAAGATCCCGGCATTCTCTTTGTAGCCCGGAGGGTACGTGGAGATTTCACCTAAGTTCACATAGTATTTGGAATATGGAGGCTGCTGCAAAACGATACCATAGTCCGTATCCAGACGTTCCTGCACGGAAGTCAGGGCGCGGGCCGCTTCACCGTTCTCTACACCGATACCGGCCATTACGCACATGCCTTGCGGCTCGATGAAGATCTGTCCTTCTTCGTTCTCCTTGCTGCCGATCTTGTCGCCATAGTGGTCATAAGCGCGCAGGAACCAGTCGCCGTCGAAGCCGTGGGACAACGTAATGGCACTCATGTTCTCAATCTTGGCAACAGCGTCAGCGGCTACATCATCCAGTCCGCGCATCCGGCAGATCTCGGCATAGTCCGGTCCTACGAAGACGAACAGACCTGCGATGAACACAGATTCCGCTACGCCGCCTGCGATATTCTCCGTGGTCTGGAACGATTCTCCCGGTTCGGTAGAGAAGCAGTTCAGGTTCAGACAGTCATTCCAGTCCGCGCGTCCGATCAGCGGCAGGCCGTGAGGCCCGAGGTTGTTCGTCACATGCTCGAAGCTCAGCTTCAGATGCTCGAACAGGGTTGCAGTATGATCCGGATTGCTGTCAAAAGGAACCTGCTCATCAAGGATCGAATAGTCGCCGGTCTCCTTAATATAGGCAGCTGTACCAGAGATCAGCCAGAGCGGATCATCGTTGAAGCCGGAGCCGACTTCATTGTTGCCCTTCTTGGTAAGCGGCTGGTACTGGTGATATGCGCTGCCGTCAGGGAACTGGGTAGCGGCGATATCGAGAATCCGTTCTCTGGCACGCTCAGGAATCTGGTGGACGAAACCGAGCAAATCCTGGTTGGAGTCGCGGAAGCCCATACCGCGGCCGATTCCGGATTCGAAGTACGAAGCGGAACGGGACATGTTGAAGGTTACCATACACTGGTACGGATTCCAGATGTTCACCATCCGGTTCAGCTTGTCGTCACCGCTCTTGATCTGGTATTTGGACAGCAGATTATCCCAGTGTGCAGCCAGAACCTCCAGAGCAGCATCCACTTGGGCATCTGTAGCAAACTGATCGATGACAGCCTGGGCAGGCTTCTTGTTAATAACGTTCAGGGCTTCCCATTTCTCATCCTCAGGATTCTCGATATAGCCGAGCACGAAGATGAAGCTTTGTTCTTCACCCGGCTCCAGCGTGATGTCCAGAGCGTGGGAGCCGATTGGCGACCAGCCGCTGGCGACAGAGTTAGTAGCTTCACCGGCAGCAACCGCCTGCGGAGCATCCAGGCCATTGTACATGCCCACGAACGATTCGCGGTCCGTATCGAAGCCGGCAATTTCCTTATTTACAGAATAGAAGGCGTAGTGGTTTCTGCGCTCGCGGTATTCTGTTTTGTGATAAATGACGGAATCCTTCACTTCGACTTCGCCCGTGCTGAGGTTACGCTGGAAGTTGGTCATATCATCGTTGGCATTCCACAGGCAGAACTCGGCAAAAGAGAAGAGCTTCACAGTCTTCTTCACATCGCCTGTGTTCTTAATGACCAGACGGTGGACTTCCGCATTGTGGCCCATCGGTACAAAAGCAAGCTGATTCACGGAAATGCCGTTACGCTCGCCAGTAATGGAAGTGTAGCCCAGACCATGGCGGCATTCGTAGAAATCGAGATCCCGCTTCACCGGCATCCAGCCCGGAGTCCAGAAGTCCCCGCCATCGTGCAGGTAGTAATAGCGGCCGCCGGTATCCAGCGGAATATTGTTATACCGGTAACGGGTAAGTCTTCTCATCCGCGCATCGCGGTAGAAGGTATAACCCCCGGCAGTATTAGAGATCAGGCCGAAAAACTGCTCGTTGCCGAGGTAGTTAATCCAAGGGTAAGGGGTTTTGGGGGTGTTGATTACATACTCTTTGCGGGTGTCGTCAAAATTTCCGAATTTCATGAGAGACAAGTCTCCTTTCGATTGTGAACGCGCGTTTACAAAACGGAGAAAAAATTCCCTTGGGGCAAGGGATTTTTCTGTAACCGGATAAGTGCAATATGCGGTAAAACTTTACGGCTTCTTCGGTGGCTGACAGGAATCCCGGGTAATCAGACTCGCCGGGAAACTGATGGTGCTGAAGGTCGGCTGCTGTGAATCACATAGCTCAATGACCTTCTCGACTGCGGCTTTGGACATTTCATAAATCGGCAGGCGGACGGAGGTCAGCTTGGGATGAATCCGCGCAGCAAGCTGCACATCGTCGAACCCCGCGATGGAGATATCCTCCGGCACGGAAATGCCATGCTCCGAGAACGCTTCCATCGCCGAAATAGCCATATCATCGTTGGAGGAGAAGAAGGCAGTGGGCAGCGGTCCGCCGGACTCCAGCAGCTTCTTCACCTCCTGATAGGCGGTCTCCTTGAGAAAATCACCCTGAAGGACGAAGTCCTGCTGCAGGGCAAGTCCATGGCGCTTCAGCGTATCCTCGTAAGCCATGTAGCGCTCCCGCCCAGAATAAGTATTCATCCGCCCGCAGATCATGCCGATTTCCTGATGGCCGAGGCCGATTAAGTATTCAATGGCTTCAACCGTACCTTCATAATCCTTGGAATTCACAATAGCGAGATGATTACGGTCCAGATGCTCGGACATAATCTCCGAAATGTCATAATCGATCAGCACAAGCGGGGAGCCGAGACCCACCATCTCCCTTACAATCTCGATATCCTTCTGGGTGCCGACAATGATGCCGCCGTCAATCCGCTTCTGCAGGAAGGCCTGCTTGACCTTCAGGAAGTCGTCAGGAGAATAGACGGTGTGAATCAGAACATAACAGCCGCGGGCATTCGACGTATCTACCACAGCATCGACGAACGGGGCAAAATAATTATTCTGATAAATCCGCGTTGCATTCTCCTTCTCGTTCATGCTGATGGCAAACAGCCCGATCGTGTCGGTCTTCTTGCCGGCCAGAGCCCGGGCGAAGCTGTTCGGCTCGTACTGATGCTGTTCAATTACCTTCAGCACCTTGGCCCGGGTCTCTTCAGGGACATTGGAATAGTTGTTGATCACACGGGATACGGTGCTTCGCGAAACCCCGGCTAGCTTGGCAATATCTTCGCTTCGCATAATGTACCCCCTCTAATGTAAACGCGCGTTTATGAATTCATTGTAGAATAAATCTGTCCAGCGGTCAATCGTCCGCCGCAACATTTTTGCCATGCGATAAGAGCGTTTCCACTTGCCGGATTCTCTGATCTGCGTTACAACTAGAGACAAATCATAGCTCCACAGAGCTGCGGGGAGAAGGAGGGCTAATTATCTTTTATTCGTTGAAAAACCGCTTGATCGCGTTCTTTGTTGTGCTGCTGGTGCTGTCCTTCGGCACGATGTCGCTGCTGCTGTTCAATCAGTCACGCATGATTATCCGCTCTTATATCGAATCCTCTGCCCTGGAGAAAATGGACGAGTACGGGTCATTTATCAATATGGCGCTGCAGCAGAGCTATGACTTGTCCTCTCTGGTCTATAACAGTGATATTACCCAGAAATGGGATACCCAGCTTACGAATCCCGCTTCTACCGAAGGACAGAAGATGCTCGCAAGCATTACCATGAGCAAATTCCTGACCCAGACGACCAACAATTATTCGATTGTCTCCTCGGTCAGCATCTACCGGGAGGAGGGGCTGCGGGTCGGAGCCGAGAATCAGGTGATTACAGATACCTCCTTCAGGCAGGAGGCCTGGTACCGCAATTTCATTGAACACAGCAATCACTGGGTTCCGGCCCATACCGATCAGGCGGAGATCAAGGGGGCCAAGCCGTACGAGGTGGTGAGCCTGCTGCTGCCGATAGGTATCTTTGAGCCATCGCTGGCGAGGAATGTAATGAAGGTGAATATCAAGGCGGACTTTCTGCTGGAGCCGCTGAATCGCATACACCTGGGTGAAAGCGGTACCATCTTCCTGCTGAATGAGCAAGGCAGCCCCATTCTGTCCCAGGAGGAGTACAGCGCCTATCCGGAAGCGGCGAAGGAGGTTGACCGGGTCCGGTCAGGCCGGACCTTGCAGGGGGTGAGCTACCTGGAGGATCAGCAGGGTGCCTCTCATATTCTGGTCTATAAAAAGCTGCCCATCACCAACTGGCTTCTGGTGGGCTTTGTCTCGGAGAGGGACCTGTATGCCAATCTGTTCAAGCTTCAGAAAAGCATCATTGTGTTCGCTTCGATTATGCTGATAGCCGCCTTTGTACTGGCTTACTGGATCTCCTACGGGATTACCAAGCCGCTGTCCCGCCTGGTGTCGGCTATGCGCCATGTGCAGAAGGGGGACTTCGCCCAGGCCGAGCGGCTGACCCCGCCTGAGCGCAGGATACGGAGCGAGGTCGATTACGCCACCGATACCTTCCGTAACATGGTCCGGCAGCTGCGGCATCTGATCCGGACCGAGTTCGAACAGAAGCTCCTGCGCCAGCAGGCGGAATATAAGGCGCTGCTGATGCAGATGAATCCGCATTTCCTGTTCAATACGCTGGAGCTGATGAGTAGTCTGGCTATCCAGCAGCGGACGAAGGACACCGTTACGGTCATTGATTCGCTGGGCAAAATGCTCAGATTCTCGCTGCGCATCAGCGAGGATCTGATTCCGCTGCGCGAGGAGTTAAGGTATGTCCGCTATTATATGTCCATTCTGGAAATCCGCTTCGGTCCGGGTCTGGATCTGCAGCTGGAAGAGGAGGGGACACTTGACGATCTGGAAATCGTCAAGTTCCTGCTTCAGCCGCTGATTGAGAATGCGGTGAAATACAGCTTCATTCACCAGGCGCATGCCAAGGTGCGGATAATAGTGAGACAGGACGGGGAACGGCTGGTTCTGTCCGTGGCTGACAATGGCATCGGGATGGACCCGGAACTGCTGCGGCAGCAGCATCATCAGGATATGCGTCAGCAGCTGGAGCAGCTTCTGCAGAGCAGAACGCATCAGATTGGACTGCGTAATGTGCTGGCGAGATGCTGGCTCTATTACGGCGATTTGTTCAGCTTCCGGATCGATTCGGATCAAGACAAGCGGGGCACCTCTATTGAGCTGAGCCTGCCCCTGCAGAGGAGGAATGAAGATGTATCGCGTATTGATCGTGGATGATGAGCCGGAGATCCGTCAGGGCCTGCGGCTCAAGGCGGACTTTGCCGGTCTCGGGATGAGCGTAACCGGTGAGGCAGGCAACGGGCTGGAAGCCATGGAACGGCTGGCCCGTGAGCCGGTTGACATTGTGATCACAGATATGAATATGCCTGTCATGAACGGCGTCTCTGTGCTTGAGGATTGCTACAGGCTCTACCCGGAGCTGAAGCTGATTGTGATTACCGGCTATGAGGATTTCCAGTATGCCAGAGCGGCGGTCCGCAATCAGGCGCGTGATTATTTGCTGAAGCCGGTGACCGGGGATGAACTGACGGCGGTACTCCTGAAGGTGAAGGAGGAGCTGGACCGGGAGCGTAGTGAGCAGGACCGGCAGGCCTTCGCCCAGTGGCGTCTGTCCCAGTATTACAAGGAGATGAAGGAGCATTTCCTGGTGCAGCTTGTCAAAGAGGAGGTGGAGCAGGCGGCTGTGCTGAAGGAGCGTGCCGCACTGTTTGAGCTGGGCGAGTGGGATCTCGCCGATGTACGCTTCGTGACAGCCGGACTCCGCGAACGGACAGGGGATGCACCGGAGGCGCCGGAGCGCACGCCCG is a window of Paenibacillus sp. FSL H3-0469 DNA encoding:
- a CDS encoding Na+/H+ antiporter codes for the protein METFLAVLLMLGLIAVSNILNRFIPFVPVPLIQIGLGIIAALIPTGIHMHFEPELFFVLFIAPLLFNDGRRTPRGELWNLRAPILLLALGLVFVTVFVAGYAINWMIPSIPLAASFALAAILSPTDAVAVSALAGRVHLPKSIHRILEGESLMNDASGLVAFKFAIAAMVTGVFSLPKASLSFVLIAAGGLLLGAVLSFLLIRLSVFIRRFGMEDVTIHVLLQILTPFIIYLISEEIGVSGILAVVAGGVMYAIEKDRAVSPQYKLQLVSASTWSVLLLVLNGLVFLILGVSVPDVVEVIYRDQTLNNFMVAGYVLAITALLIVLRFLWVYGYSLWESKRLKAEKAPLKSQIITSISGVRGAVTLAGAFSIPLVLGDGVTPFPERDLIIALAAGVILMSLVIASIFLPLLADSEETIVQSAGAVHGNTELTARNVVIDAGMSMLRSLVSESPERSTQPVLLEFTDKVDRLCAAKPDHDPAHEQFLRLGVEARKSALEAERTELRRIMENGSLPEPVAVKMEELLDHTESLLCKRLNTQIRFSLTEIQRLFSGLFSGKLGGEEGQLAMQNAESARTAKIAMCQAAVSAVSAGISDENRLASQKVIDKYERLESKLVQGEGWINDGVLDDDKLELKLQAIQEQRNTVQEMYQNGAINLKIAGRLRRFVDQLETSIWED
- a CDS encoding threonine/serine exporter family protein, producing MILQLITSFIAASTFCILFNAPVRALLQCGFAGMIGWMLYLLLDYSSDTVVATFGATVVVGLISQFFARSFKMPVIIFSVGGIIPLVPGGLAYDAMRRFVENDNNLGIQYGVQALLLSGAIATGLVLSEVLGQVFMRLRKLPKQP
- a CDS encoding threonine/serine exporter family protein produces the protein MDSTSTNSNPSTHDIVDLCLLAGKIMLQSGAETYRVEDTMSRMAAALGFPGAHSYVTPTVIMFTTSRTEPVKLFRIAERTTDLQKVSEVNDISRRLTERQLTAAEARERLGVVDDAAHAYPVWVQIAAAALTGACFTVMFKGSLQDALPSLLISGTGFAAATYLHRLVQIRFFAEFIASFIIGLLAFFSVKLGVGREMDKIIIGCVMPLVPGLLITNAVRDLMAGHLVSGISKGADAFLTAFAIGTGIGLVLSIF
- a CDS encoding YitT family protein — its product is MRSFPSYVIILLASLLIATGTNFFLVPYKILDGGIIGIALIINYISGAKIGLCIMLCSLPIFLLAWFREREIFYNSILGLLASSLLIELLFPLQYYFLYYIELGSISSAIIGGFLMGTGLGLMLRFKASTGGTDLLARFIQRYLPLNVGLIIFLTDFLIIGAGGILISKETFLHSILTIIAGGVATGLCTLEE
- a CDS encoding glycosyl transferase, encoding MKFGNFDDTRKEYVINTPKTPYPWINYLGNEQFFGLISNTAGGYTFYRDARMRRLTRYRYNNIPLDTGGRYYYLHDGGDFWTPGWMPVKRDLDFYECRHGLGYTSITGERNGISVNQLAFVPMGHNAEVHRLVIKNTGDVKKTVKLFSFAEFCLWNANDDMTNFQRNLSTGEVEVKDSVIYHKTEYRERRNHYAFYSVNKEIAGFDTDRESFVGMYNGLDAPQAVAAGEATNSVASGWSPIGSHALDITLEPGEEQSFIFVLGYIENPEDEKWEALNVINKKPAQAVIDQFATDAQVDAALEVLAAHWDNLLSKYQIKSGDDKLNRMVNIWNPYQCMVTFNMSRSASYFESGIGRGMGFRDSNQDLLGFVHQIPERARERILDIAATQFPDGSAYHQYQPLTKKGNNEVGSGFNDDPLWLISGTAAYIKETGDYSILDEQVPFDSNPDHTATLFEHLKLSFEHVTNNLGPHGLPLIGRADWNDCLNLNCFSTEPGESFQTTENIAGGVAESVFIAGLFVFVGPDYAEICRMRGLDDVAADAVAKIENMSAITLSHGFDGDWFLRAYDHYGDKIGSKENEEGQIFIEPQGMCVMAGIGVENGEAARALTSVQERLDTDYGIVLQQPPYSKYYVNLGEISTYPPGYKENAGIFCHNNPWIMIAETVLGHGDRAFDIYRKIAPAYLEDISEVHRMEPYVYSQMIAGKDAVRHGEAKNSWLTGTAAWNYVAITQSILGIQADFAGLKVDPCIPAEWDGFEITRVFRGDTYVISIQNPNHVSKGVASLTLDGTAVEGNIIAPAGDGAVHQVVVTLG
- a CDS encoding LacI family DNA-binding transcriptional regulator, with product MRSEDIAKLAGVSRSTVSRVINNYSNVPEETRAKVLKVIEQHQYEPNSFARALAGKKTDTIGLFAISMNEKENATRIYQNNYFAPFVDAVVDTSNARGCYVLIHTVYSPDDFLKVKQAFLQKRIDGGIIVGTQKDIEIVREMVGLGSPLVLIDYDISEIMSEHLDRNHLAIVNSKDYEGTVEAIEYLIGLGHQEIGMICGRMNTYSGRERYMAYEDTLKRHGLALQQDFVLQGDFLKETAYQEVKKLLESGGPLPTAFFSSNDDMAISAMEAFSEHGISVPEDISIAGFDDVQLAARIHPKLTSVRLPIYEMSKAAVEKVIELCDSQQPTFSTISFPASLITRDSCQPPKKP
- a CDS encoding sensor histidine kinase → MIAFFVVLLVLSFGTMSLLLFNQSRMIIRSYIESSALEKMDEYGSFINMALQQSYDLSSLVYNSDITQKWDTQLTNPASTEGQKMLASITMSKFLTQTTNNYSIVSSVSIYREEGLRVGAENQVITDTSFRQEAWYRNFIEHSNHWVPAHTDQAEIKGAKPYEVVSLLLPIGIFEPSLARNVMKVNIKADFLLEPLNRIHLGESGTIFLLNEQGSPILSQEEYSAYPEAAKEVDRVRSGRTLQGVSYLEDQQGASHILVYKKLPITNWLLVGFVSERDLYANLFKLQKSIIVFASIMLIAAFVLAYWISYGITKPLSRLVSAMRHVQKGDFAQAERLTPPERRIRSEVDYATDTFRNMVRQLRHLIRTEFEQKLLRQQAEYKALLMQMNPHFLFNTLELMSSLAIQQRTKDTVTVIDSLGKMLRFSLRISEDLIPLREELRYVRYYMSILEIRFGPGLDLQLEEEGTLDDLEIVKFLLQPLIENAVKYSFIHQAHAKVRIIVRQDGERLVLSVADNGIGMDPELLRQQHHQDMRQQLEQLLQSRTHQIGLRNVLARCWLYYGDLFSFRIDSDQDKRGTSIELSLPLQRRNEDVSRIDRG